In the genome of Mycteria americana isolate JAX WOST 10 ecotype Jacksonville Zoo and Gardens chromosome 7, USCA_MyAme_1.0, whole genome shotgun sequence, one region contains:
- the CDC14A gene encoding dual specificity protein phosphatase CDC14A isoform X3 has product MLYRYCCKLNKKLKYFSLSRKKIVYYTSFDQRKRANAAFLIGAYAVIYLKKTPEEAYRTLLSGSNPPYLPFRDASFGNCTYNLTILDCLQGINKALQHGFFDFKTFDVDEYEHYERVENGDFNWIVPGKFLAFSGPHPKSRLENGYPLHAPEAYFPYFKKHNVTSIIRLNKKIYEAKRFTDAGFEHYDLFFIDGSTPSDSIVQRFLNICENADGAIAVHCKAGLGRTGTLIACYIMKHYKFTHAEAIAWIRICRPGSIIGPQQHFLEEKQAMLWLEGDLIRSKQKQRGVDGNINRVLCGLNDISISDSLNKVRDLDQYRENDFEDKAGVETRNGMTQGDKLNALKSRRRQCSTTGALRLQDMKLHTRSISQPFRLNNSGSTEGSMSPLKASKVMAVNSPSAERISRIPTSSGSNLKSISINSRLASSLGNLYAASDDDESKMTSSSSRTGFSVSQISSHLNGSLQLPHRNNHELNNNLYNRNSSSGNNLSSQTSFHSTVTDELTSTFLYGPYNSSSTIPESINSCIKMRREVKSCIAS; this is encoded by the exons tatttcagTCTATCAAGAAAGAAGATAGTGTACTATACCAGTTTTGACCAGCGGAAACGAGCAAATGCGGCGTTTTTAATAGGTGCATATGCT GTAATATACTTGAAGAAAACACCAGAAGAAGCTTACAGAACACTTTTGTCTGGATCTAATCCACCATATCTTCCATTTAG GGATGCTTCATTTGGGAACTGCACGTACAATCTTACGATCTTGGACTGTTTACAGGGAATAAATAAG GCCTTGCAGCATGGATTTTTTGACTTTAAGACATTTGATGTGGATGAATATGAACACTATGAG CGAGTGGAAAATGGTGACTTCAATTGGATTGTTCCAGGAAAATTTTTAGCATTTAGTGGACCACACCCAAAAAGCAGACTTGAAAATG GTTATCCTCTTCATGCACCTGAAGCCTATTTTCCCTATTTCAAGAAACATAATGTCACATCAATCATAAGACTGAACAAAAAAATTTATGAGGCAAAACGCTTTACTGATGCTGGTTTTGAGCATTATGACCTGTTCTTCATAGATGGAAGCACACCAAGCGACAGTATAGTTCAGAGGTTCCTGAACATCTGTGAAAATGCTGACGGTGCTATTGCTGTACATTGTAAAG CTGGTCTGGGGAGAACAGGAACACTGATTGCCTGTTACATAATGAAGCACTACAAGTTCACACATGCTGAAGCGATTGCTTGGATAAGAATATGTCGACCAGGCTCTATTATAGGACCCCAGCAACACTTCTTGGAAGA GAAGCAAGCAATGTTATGGTTGGAGGGAGATCTCATCCGATCAAAGCAGAAACAACGAGGGGTTGATGGAAACATTAACAGAGTTCTTTGTGGCTTGAATGACATTTCAATCAGTGACAGCTTGAATAAAGTACGAGACTTGGATCAATACAGGGAG AATGATTTTGAAGACAAAGCAGGTGTGGAAACTCGGAATGGCATGACGCAGGGAGATAAGCTTAATGCCTTAAAAAGTCGGAGACGGCAATGTTCTACAACTGGAGCTCTGAG GCTGCAAGACATGAAACTGCACACTAGGTCAATATCACAACCTTTCAG ACTGAATAATTCCGGTAGCACAGAAGGATCCATGTCTCCTCTGAAGGCCTCCAAAGTGATGGCAGTTAATTCACCATCTGCAGAAAGAATAAGCAGGATTCCCACATCCTCAGGCTCTAACCttaaaag CATTTCCATAAACTCCAGACTAGCCAGTTCTCTAGGGAACCTGTATGCTGCTTCAGATGATGATGAGAGCAAAATGACATCATCGTCCTCTAGGACAGGTTTTTCTGTAAGCCAAATCTCCAGCCACTTGAATGGCAGCTTGCAGCTGCCTCACAGAAATAACCATGAACTGAACAACAACTTATACAACAGAAACAGCAGTAGTGGCAACAACCTGAGCAGCCAAACCAGTTTTCACAGCACCGTGACAGATGAGCTCACATCAACCTTCCTTTATGGGCCTTACAACTCCTCCAGCACGATACCAGAGTCAATCAATTCCT